The Anaerolineales bacterium genome segment CAACAGGAAGTAATAGCATACGAAGGCTCCGAAACCGACCATACCGAACCAGAACGGATCTTTTACGGCGCCGCTGTGGTTCGTCAGCCACGTCGCAGGCATGCGTTTCGCCAACGAAATCAAGCCGAGCATGCACGAGATGGCAAGCAGGTACTGCAGCACCGGCGGCCGGTACGGCGTAAGCTGAAAGTATCCCAGAAGCGTCACTGCCAGAACCAAAGCAAAGAAGAAAAATCGTCCCCTCGATCCCAGCCAGGAATCGTGCTTGCGCTCCGGGAAGATATGCTCGACGAGAAAGATGGGAATCGCGATGCTGACAACACTGTGATAGATCATTAGATCCAGACTCCACACCCAGTTGACGCCCGCCCAGCGTCCATACGTCCCCAGCAGGCCCAGATCCATCCAGTTCGGATCGAAAAAAGACTTGACCATCAAGCCTTCCTCCAGGATGCCGTATGCACATCCCAGGGTAAAGATCGTCGGCCAGCCTTTTCCCCAGCGAACGGCAAATTCGCGAATCAGAATGGCGCCACTGCCGTACAACGAAGCCAGCAGCAGCAATGCGCCGGGAGCAAAGAATTCCCGCGGCGGCGCAGAGCCGGATACCAACTCGCCGATGGTCGGAGACAGGAAAAAAAGCAGCAGGAGGGGCGCGAAACGCCGCACGGCGTGAGTTCCTTTACAGCACGCCGCGCTCACGAGCCAACTGGAGCAACGTCCTTGCAAATGTAGTGGGAACCGGGGGCTGTTCCTCCTCCGGTTTGCGTTCCAACCGCATGCTCTCGGATGAACAGGTGGTCACGCACAACCCGCAGCCGATACAGCGGTCCAGGTCGATCACCGCGACTTCATCGACCACTTCGACGGCGCCCATCTGGCAGCGTTCGACGCAGTCGCCGCAGCCGATGCACAAATCGGGATCCGATACGGCGTAAAACGGGCTGGAGACCAGGCGCGCCGGCTGGGGTTGTTTGTTCAACGTTTTCAACACCTGGCAGCAGCATCCGCAACAGCAGCAGATATTTACAATGTGTTTGGAATTGCTCGGCTGCAGCACCAAGCCCGCCTCATCGGCCCGGTCGAGGATGTCCAGCGCTTCGTCCACCGTGATGTAGCGCCCCATCCCGTTTTCGACGTAGTAATCAGCGCCGCCGCCGAATACGAGGCAGGTTTCCAGCGGCCGGCCGCATCCCTCGCCCATCATGGTATGCTCGCGTCGACAGATGCAGGGCGCCACGGCTAACTTTTCCTGCCCGCGGACCAGCTCCGCGGCATGTTCGTGAGGCAGCACTTCACGCGTCACCGAAACACTTTCGACCACGGGAATCGTTCTCAGTTGAGGCACCTTCTCCCAAACGTTTGCCTCGAACAGATAGGGCACGTACTCGTTGAAATCGCGAATGAAGTCCACATCCAGATCGTTGACGTGATACTCCCACATACCGACCACGAACTGCGAAGCTGCGTAGAGGGGATTCCCCTCGCGGCGGTGACGGTAGAGCAGACCCTTCTTCGCCATCGATTCCAGGCGTTCGGCGCACAGCTCCGCGTCCATTCCGATCTTCTCCGAGATGACCTCGGGCGGCTGCGGGCGGAGGGTGAGATTGAGCGCCAACCGCGCTTCTTCCTCGTCAAACATCCTGCGTAAGATGCGCAGTTCCACGCCGGATTCGGTTTCGGGAAAACCGCCCGGCAATTTGTCCAGGAAAGCCGCCAGTTGTTTGTAAATATCTTCAGCCATCGCATCTCTCCTTCGGTCACTTCAATCATTTACCCTATATCGATCCGTAGAAACCGGTAACCAGATTGTAGAAGCCATAAGGATACCCGATCCGTATAGTGTACGTTTTATAACACCAAACGGGCAAGCGGGAAACAGAATTTCGGCCTGTTTTTGTCCATAAAAAACGTCAGACCAGCGTCAGGGCAGACCCAGGCTTGCGCCTCGGAGGGGTGTATAGTAAGGCGCGGTCGAAAACGGCTCCAGCGAGTGGAGGTGTGAAATGCAGCAAGGGGTTCCCATTTCGGAAAGGATGAACCAGCGCCTCCGCGAGCGGTTTTTCCATCTGGCAACACAACAGTTCGTCAGCCAGGGATACAAAAAGACTTCCTTCAAGGAACTCGCCCGCATTCTGGATATCGATCGTTCCACTTTACGCAGCTATTTCCCGGACAAAGAATCTTTCCTGCTCTACTTCGTGGAGCAGGAGATGGCATGTACCGTTCAAGAGGCCGAACGGATGTCCTCCTCTAAACGGCCTGCCGCAGAAAGGCTCGCTCACATTCTGGACTACCTCTGGGCGTACCTCAACGAAAATCGAGATTTGACTTTCCTCACGGCGCGTATACTTCCCGCCTTGAGCGATTCATGCCAGGAACGCATCGCCTCCCGCCAGAGAAAATACGTTCAGATTCTTGAAAGAATCATTCGCCAGGGGATTAAGCGTGGAGAATTTCGCCGCGTAGACCCGCGCCTTGCCGCGGCCACTTTGTACGACCTCGTCATGGCGCCCTTCACCGCCTGGCTGCTTTATGCCGACCGCGATGAGTATGAATGCGATCCCGGATCTCGCCTCGACATATTTCTGCAGGGCCTCCAGGCGGATTGAGAAGCTGAGGGGTGATCAGGCCTTTCGCAAGCGGGTATCGAAGGGAAACGACTGCGGTTCGCCTACAGTGATTTTGTTGAAGTCTGTATGAAGGGGGTTGAAGAGGTACAGTTGCTCGATCGGCACGATCACGCTGGGAACGGAAAGTACCGCCGAGCGCCTTTCGTCCAACCAGCGATCGCCGATCTCGCGCAGAGCCTGCGGGGCGGGATAGCTGCGCCAATCCTGCGGTAGATTTTTACCTTCGACCACTTCCTGCAGCGCATCATCAAATTCTACCTGGATGAGGACATAATCCGACATGATCACCACGAATTCGAGGTGTGCCAGAATCTCCAGCATCGCCAGTGAGGCATGTTCGGCAGTGTACACCACGGGCCGACCTGGGCTGTTCCAGCGCCCACCGTACAGGCGTGCGCCTTCCCCGCTGAACGCCCCCTCACGGAAATGCAGTTTGACGATTCGCCAGGAATGCAGCTTCACGAGAACACGCCGTGCTCGAGGCGTCCGATGAGCTTCTCGACCTCCCGCGCCCCGATTTCAGTGCGGGCCATATCCAGCGGCGTCTCTCCGCCAAGAGCACTATTCTTCGCCCGCAACCATTTGAGCGCACCTTCGTGGTTCCCCTCGAAAAGCTCGAGCGAGGTGTGCAGCACGCGCGAGAATCGCAAGAGGCGTTCGGATTCGTCGGGAGGCAGTTTTCCCTCATGCTTGCGCCTTGAAAGCGTACGCCGAGGAATCTGCAGTAAATCTGCGAGTTCCGAAATCGACAACTCGAGCTGACCCTGCAGTTCCTCGAAAGCCTGATACGAAAAACCCTCTTCGATTTCGCCGATCAGCTCCAAGGTGTTGTTCGCATTAACACCCAACTTGCTCGCATAGGGAATCGCTGCCGTGGTTTTGCGCTTCCTCGCGCCGCGCTTCTTCATCGAAGCTGCCTGGGTTGCCATGGCGATCTTTCCTTTCACCAGAACACGTTCGTGCCATTTAGCCAAATTATACTGGCCATTTGGCTCGCGCGCAAGCGGTTGTACGAGGATGGGCGAGGTCGCTCGCAGGACTTGCGCTCACGGCAGGCTCAGCAGAAAATGGAGAGTACCATGAAACGTCGTGGGCCGGATCGAACGACATTGTTCCTCATTGCGGTGGTCATCGCGCTTGCGGGCCTCGCATGGCTTCGCGGTGGCTTTCCCCTTCTCGTGGAAGGATTGTCCAACGGCGCAAGCGAACTGCAGCGGGTTACACCGCTGCTCTTGGCCGCCTTTCTCATCGCCGGATTGACCCAGGTGCTGGTCTCGCGCCAGGTCATCGAACGCTGGTTGGGTTCGCAATCCGGATGGCGCGGGATCCTCCTGGCATGCCTGGGCGGTGCGCTGATCCCCGGCGGGCCGTACGTGTACTACCCCATCGCCGGTTCCCTGCTGCATTCCGGCGCCGGGCTGGGCGTGTTGATCGCTTTCATCAGCGCCAAAAACTTGTGGTCGGTCACGCGCCTGCCTTACGAATTCGCTTTGTTGGGACCCCGCCTCACGTTGATCCGTTATGCCGCCACATTCATACTGCCGCCCATATTCGGTTTCGCCGCAGAGGCCCTCTTCGGGCCGAGAATCGAAAGCATTCGCGAGGCGATGCGATGATTCAATCCACGCTGATCATGGTCGGGATCGCCCTGGCGATGTGGATCTACGCTCACAGCCGCGACGATGACAGCGCCCGACGCGGGGTAAGTGTAGGCTGGCAGACGTTGAAACGAACACTGCTGCTTCTGCTGATCGCCTTCGCCATCGTCGGGTACGTCGAGGTGCTGGCCCCGCAGGATCTGGTCCGCACCTGGATCGGACCGAATTCCGGGTTGCGCGGCGTTTTGATCGGAACCATCGCCGGCATGCTGCTCCCCGGAGGTCCCTACGTCGTTTTCCCGCTCATCGGCGCGCTCTACCAAAACGGCGCCGGACTCGGCCCCACGCTGGCGATGATCACCTCCTGGGCCGCCCTGGCCTTGTTGACCGTGTCTTTCGAACTGCCCTTCCTGGGATGGCGTTTCAGCGTGCTGCGTTTGAGCCTCGGGCTGTTCGCCCCCATCCTCGTCGGATTGTTGGGATGGCTCGCCTTCGCCGGATAATGGACGACAGCCGCGGATATCCGGCCACTCGAACCCGCCACCGAAAAGGGCGAAGTGAAGAATCATTTCTTCATTCCCTTCGCCGCGGCTTTCCGGTATTTCCAGATTTTCAGAGATCGAGTATTCTTACGAAACAACGCAAGTGGACGACGTCGTGATCGTTGAGAGGGAGCAGCTATGCAAGCGATCGTGATCGCCACGAATCTGGATGAGAAAGAGATATTCACATTCCTGATCCGAAGAGCAGGATTGGCTGTTGCATCCAGTTCCGATTACCAACGCGTGCTGAAAAACTGGACCGACCACCCGGCGGACATCATCATCCTGGCTCTTCAGGAAGATATGGATCCCATCGCAATCGTGGAGCAAGTTCGCGACGTGACCCAAGTTCCACTCCTGCTGATCACGGAGCCACTCTCGGAGGACACCTTTTGTACGCTGCTGGAGAACAGCGTAGACGTTCTCCTCCAGCGCCCTCTCTCGCCTCGGATCCTGACCGCTCAGGTCCACTCGCTCTCTCGCCGCTCCGCCTCCGTACCCAGTTTCGTTCTGCCCAGTCTCGAGTTGGAGAACATCCTCCTGGATACATCCACACGGACCGTCAGCGTCCACGGCCAGGAACCCCGGCGCCTCACACAATTGGAATTCCGCCTGTTGTTCACTCTGATGACCAACCGCGGGCAAGTCGTCCCCACGGATATTATCATCGAACGCGTATGGGGTTACGCCGGAGAAGGGAATCACGATCTGGTACGCGGGTTGATCAGTCGCCTGCGGCGGAAAATCGAATCCGGCACCGGCGAGCATGAATTCATTGAAACGATCGCCGGTGTTGGCTATCGCTTCATTGCGGAAACCCTCTAGACAATCTCATCGGATCATTCTGGTAATGACTATCGGTTCTGTTGCTTCGTCAAGGCCATAACGACGAACCCTCATTCCGCAAATCTCAATCCACTCGTACGGCTTCACCTGCCCTTCCCCTAAGTGAAATGCCGTAAAAGAAACCTGATTTCACATATGTTTAATGCAGCATTTGAATGACCTTTACACTGCCGTTGATTACGCTTTGACCTCGAGATCGATGATGAAGACGATGCAAGCTGATTGCCCAACGTGTTCCGAAGCCGTACGTTTGAGCGGAACGCCGATCATCGGACAACGAATCACATGCCCGAGGTGCCGCGACGAACTCGAGATAACCGATCTAACCCCGGTTCGCTTGATGAGCACATGCGGTGACATTCTGGAAAATCCGTCTTTTTCCTTTCGTCCCACATCTCCAAGAAACCGTCCGGGCAGATGATCTTACCAGTTGACTTGAACTTAACAACCGGCTCATCGACGGAGCATCAGCGTATCGGAAAGCAGCAGGGCGAGATATGCCACGTGAAGTAAATCTGCATTTTGCTTCACGGGCAGAATGGTTGGAAAGAAAAAATAGAATGATGTCGATCAAAGCTATTTGTCCTGAATGCGACGTCGAAATCGCATTTTCTACACAGCCGACGCTCGGGCAGTGTGTGATCTGTGCGAACTGTCAGTCCGCCATGACGATCAAGCAATTGAATCCGATCGTGCTGGATTGGGCTTTCTTGGCACCGCTAGAGCCTGCAAGAATACACCCGAATCCATCGGTGCCCAATCACCCAGAGCAATTCAAGAAACAATCCTGATTTATCAAGTTTGTGGCAATCGAGGTCCTCGCTTGCAAGCCGGTTCAAGCAAGGATCATGTTACACGGCAGCCTAATACTGCAGCGCGAAAACTCGAAAGCTGCGGAGGTAGGAGAAACGATGAAATCGTCCCCTCTTAAAGTCCTATACATGACGCCAGAAGGCCACGCCAAATTGGAGCAGGAACTAGAGCGCTTGCGCACCGTTCGCCGCTCCGAAGTGGCGCGCAGAATCCACGAGGCGATAGAAGAAGGTGGAGAGCTGGAAGAAAACGCCGCCTATGAGGTTGCGAAAACCGAGCAGGCTTTCCTCGAAGGCCGCATTCAGGAAATCGAAAAGAAACTTGCCCGCGCGAGCATCGTTGCCCCTGGAGAACCAACTGGCGTCGCTAAAATTGGCAGCCTCGTCGTGATCCAGCAATTGGACCAGGCTCCGCAGACCTATTCGATCGTCGGTTCGACGGAGGCCGATCCGCGTCACGGAAAAATATCCTGGGAGTCTCCTCTCGGGCAGGCATTGCTGAATCATCGGGAAGGAGAAGAAATCGAATACAAGGCGCCGGATGGAACTTTTCGATGCAAAATACTCAAGATCCAATGAGTTGCTGTACTGGCGCAAGGAACAAATTTACACGTGTTTTCCATAGCAACAACACACCTTTTCAACATCCGCGAATTAAGATTCGACACAGAATTTACAGGGTGCGAGGAAGAGGCAAAGGTGAAAAAGATGAGCAATTCCAAGAAAAATGACAAACCTCCCCAGCACAGTTCTACGAACGGTAGACAAATTACACTAAAGGCGCTCGGTCCGGTCAGCGACCTGGAATCTCACGTGCCCACCGACTGGTGGCGTCGCATCTTCACCTCGCTCTACATCAAAACCGACGCCGATGTGATCGCCGATGATCGCATCACGGCCGGCGAGGTCGACACGCTGCTGGAAATTCTCCAGCCCACACCCGAAACACACATCCTCGATCTGTGCTGCGGCCAGGGCCGCCATACTTTGGAGTTTCACCGCCGCGGGTACACCCAGGTCGAAGGATTGGATCGCTCCCGCTATCTCGTTCAAAAAGCCAAAAAGCAAGCCCGCAGCGAAAGCTTGACGGCTCACTTTCGCGAGGGCGATGCGCGCAAGACGCCTTACGGCGACGACGTCTTCGAAGTGGTCATGATTCTGGGCAACAGCTTCGGATACTTCGAATCCGTGCAGGATGACCTGCTCGTGCTGCAAGACGTTTTCCGCATTCTCAAGCCGGAGGGGACCTTGCTGCTCGATCTCGCCGACGGAGAATTCCTCAGAAGCAATTACGAGCCGCGCTCGTGGGAATGGGCGGATAAAAAATTATTCGTCTGCCGGGAACGAGAACTTTCATCAGATGGACAGCGCCTGATCACGCGCGAGATCATCAATCACACCGAGAAGGGGGTTATCGCGGACCAGTTCTATGCCGAAAGACTTTATTCCCGGGAATCGATCACACGCCTGCTCCAGGATGCGGGTTTCTCGAACATCGAACATCTCGAAGGTTTCACTCCATCCTCGACGCGAAACCAGGATCTGGGCATGATGGCGCAGCGGATTTTGCTCACCTGCAACGTTCCGAAAAAATTTTCACTGTTTACGGCCGGCGTTCCCAGCGATGTACACGATCTGGTCGTTATCATGGGAGACCCTCGCAAAATCGACACGATCAAACCGGATTTAATCTTCGACGAGGATGACTTTCACACCATCGATGAGCTCAAATCTGCGCTTGAAGTGAATAATCACAGACAGTACACCTTCCTCGATGATCACGATAACTTGATCGATGACCTGCGCGATCTACGCCAGCGAACCGATCTCGTACTCAATCTTTGTGATGAGGGTTTCGAGAACGACCCGCACAAAGAACTTCACGTTCCTGCGCTGCTGGAAATGCTGCAGATCCCTTACACGGGCGGCGGACCGCAATGTCTGGCGTATTGTTACGATAAATCGTTGGTTCGGGGTATCGCCAAGGAGATGAACATCCCGGTTCCAGATGGTTTGCTGCTGAACGCGAACGACAGCACCATCGACCTGCCGATGCACTTCCCCGTGATCATCAAGCCCAACTTCGGCGATTCCAGCTTCGGTATCATCCAGGATTCCGTGGCGCAAACACCGGAAGAGTTGATCGATGCCGTGGTGCAAATACGCCGCAGGTTCGGCTACGACCAGCCGGTCTTGGTGGAAGAATTCCTGCAGGGAAAGGACCTCAGCGTCGGGATCATCGGAAATCCGCCCCAAGAGTACACCATTCTTCCCATCGTCGAGGAGGATTATTCTGTTCTTCCCGAGGGGCTGCCGCATTTGTGCGGGTATGAAGCCAAGTGGATGCCCGATTCGCCCTATTGGAACCTGCGCTCGATTCCGGCCGAGTTGTCCGAACCCGCGCGCAACGTGCTTGAAGATGCAAGCGTCCGGCTCTTCGTTCGCCTGGAATGTCGAGATTATGCGCGTTTCGATTGGCGCCTCGACTCCGAGGGGAATCCCCACCTGCTCGAAGTCAACCCGAACCCCGGCTGGTGCTGGGACGGGCATCTGGCCAAGATGGCCCATATCGCAGGCTTGTCCTACGCCGACATGCTGGAAGCGATCATCTCCGCGGCTGCCACGAGGTTGGGCATCATCACCACCCGGCCAGTTCCAGCCTGAGACAAAACCAGGCGATGGTGAATCCAGGTGAAAAGAAATTCGGCGGATCAACCTTCACGATCCGCCGAATTTGCAGCGCTATGAAACACTGTGAAATAAGCTGTATCGAAGCTGGTTATTTCCGGCCCGATCCATTTCCCGGTCCCTGCTGGCCGCCGGCTCCTTGCTGATTTTGCGGCGTTCCATCCCCCGTCTGCAGGGAATCCGGCTGCTCGGGAGCATCCTCGGGGCGATTTTCTCCGTGCCGCAAACGAAACGTAGTCGGATCTTCCAGGCCTTCCTCCGCGGCCTGGCGCACTCGAGACACGATCTGTTCGGTCTGCTGCAGCGCTCCGTCGGCATTGCCTGCATCCTGAGATTGCATTTGCCGGATTACCTGGGTCTGCTGCTGCGTCATGACGCTCAATCGTTCCATCGCCTGTACCAGGTTCGCATCGTCAAAACTCGATGCATACCGCAGCGCCTGCTCGAAATGCGCCTGAAGCCGGGTCGTCACCTGAGGTGGAATGGGCGCACCTTCTTCGCTGAGCGCGTCGATCTCCTCCAAACGCTCTTGTGCAAATTCCAGCAGGAGATCAAAAGCTTTCTCGGAATCCGAGGTGAGCGCCAGGCGAACGTCTTCGGAGGCGACTTTGATGGGATAGAGTATTTCGCCCGGTTCGCTGGCCTGCGCTATAGCAACGGTACCGCCTGTGGCTCCTAACGCCATGGACAAAGCCAGAGCAACTCGTACGAGAGTCACCATAATCGAACGCTCCTTTCGTCTGATGTTCTTCCACCATTTACGACGGTCTGGAAACGCAGGAGATACGGGTTTCGGCATGGAACGCACGCTGTCCATAAAAGCCGCTCGGCCGCTTTGAACGTCCAACAGATCCCGCTCGGGAACGTCCTGCAGCCGACTCAACCTTTTCAGGACGGCATTCGTTTTATCGGGACCGGCAGATGCACCGCACCCGGCGCAGCGCGTTGAGTCCGCGATGCTGCAGCGCCTTGACGGCACCGACGGGTTTTTCGATCGCGGCACTTATTTCCTGGTTGCTCAAGCCTTGTAAGAATTTCAATACGATCACCTGGCGTTGTTCGTGCGTAAGACGCCACAATGCCGCCCGCGCCTCTTCAGCCTGAATGCTCATTTCCGCTGCCGAGGAGGGATCGTCGTCCGCCGGCAGGGCTTCAAGGTTCTCGGATGATTCCAGCGCTTCACCACGTCCTCGACGATGGACATCGACGGCCAGATTGTGCGCCACACGATAAAGATAAGCACGTAGATGCTCGCGTGGGCCGCCGCCGGCATGAAGGGCACGCAGAAAACGATAGAAGGTTTCAGCAACGAGATCCTCCGCCGCATGCGGGTCGCCGATCAGTCGATAGGCGTAGCGATAGAGTTCATCACTGAATGCATCGTAAATCGCTTCCAGTGCATTCTCATTCAGGCTACGTGCTGCGATCAACCAGTCCGATTCGGGCTTCGCCATCCTTCACCTATTACGACGCATTCCCGGCTCGAGCGATACGTCATCACTGTGACGGGAATGCTGTTGAAAAGGTTCTCCGATGGGAAGTGATGGTAAGAACTCACCCTCGGAGAACCATCCAATCGATCGTACGCGGACGATATTTTACATCACAAACCTTGCTGTCCCTGCCCTGCCCACATCGGACGGCCGCTGTCGGCGCGCAGAATCAGGCTCGTTCCATTGGAGAGATTCTCGATCTCCGTCGTCTTCCATTCGCCGTCCTCGTAGAAGCCCGACATCGCGATGCGGTCCCCCGCCTGAGCCTGGAAACCCATATCGCTTGCAAACCTCCACGAACGGCCATCGATTACGAGCGCATCTCCGTCAGTCGTTTCAACGGCGAGAGCGTCTCCATCCACAGCGACGACTTCTGCGAATACCCGAAGCACCTGCTGCGGTTCAGTGTCCTCGGCAGCGTTTCCACTGCCCGCGCGGCTGCCTCGATTTCCCTGTCCAGGCTGGGCGGCCGTTTCCGCCGCTTGATTCCGGCCCGCCTGATTTACGACATTCCGCTGGCCGGAAATACCTGCGGTTTCTGTTTGACGGCCCTGTGCTTCATCACTATTGCTGCGCGCACCGCGCTCGATCCTGCTCGTCGTGCGCTGGATCGCACCAACCACCAGAATGCCGCACAGTCCCAACAACAACGATCCCAACACAATCTTCTTCAACATCGCATCAACCTCCTAATCGGATTCATCAGATTTTCGAAATACCGCAACGAAACGCTACACCGGCTCTGCTTCCGTCAGGTTACCCCGCACTACTTGAGGGCTCAGGGATAGGAAGAATCGGCGAGTGACCTTCGTGATCCAGCGCCAGTGAATTGCGAAGTGAATCACTGCCGTGACGATCATGACCACGCCCGCCCAGGTATGGATCAAATCCCACGTGGCGTCTCCCAGTCCGGCGCCGGAATCCAAAACCAGGTTCGTCCCGCCTCTGAGCGCTCGCAAGGGAGCGAAAAGGAAATACACACCCGAAACCGCGGTAGTGAAAAAACTACTGGCCAGCAAAGCATCGACGACCAAGTTGAACTTGGCTCCGAGCGACATGCGCGCCTCACGCGAGCGTAATCCGCTCAGCATTCTCTTGGCCATCATGCGCACCCATGGCCAGTGATAGACAAAGTGAACCAGCGCGGCAACGATCATCAAAACGCCGCCCCAGGTGTGCAGATCGTCCCAGGTGCTGCGCTCGAAAAGAATCTGCAGGCCGTACGTTGCGTTGCGCCCGCCCTGGAAACCGCCCACGGGAAGGAACAGGAAGTAGATGCCCGTAATCACGGCCAGGATTCCCCCGAGAAAAACAACGAAATCGAGCAGCCAATTGATACGCGTACGAGTGGACATACTGTTACATCGGGCCATATGCGTTCTCCTTTGAACATAAACGATAGCTGGATTGTAGCGGTGTCCTGTGAAGAACATGTGAAACATATGTTGGGAAGATATGAAGGTTTTATTGTACGAAATGATCGGCCTTCAACAATCCATGGAGCCGGTAAGCGAGTGTTCCCCGAAACGACCTGGGGTATACTCTGCGTTGAACCATCGTCCGGCAAGTAGAAATGGAGAGTATGTATCCGCAGGTATGGCGAAGCACTCGACGCGCACGAATGAAGCCTGGCGCAACGATTTGAGTTCACCCGGCGCTGCGCAAGAGGCAGCGCTGGCAGATTTGCGGCAGGTCGTTCGCGCCGGTTTGCCCTACGCGCTCTCGAAATGGATTTCTCCTTCCGACCCCGCTTTCGATGCCCTGGTCGAAGAAACGACACAAAACACGCTCCTGCGCGTACTCGATCGCTTGCACACGTTCGAGGGCCGCAGCAAGTTCACCACCTGGGTTCACAAAATCGCAGTCCACATTGCGTTGAACGAACTGCGCCGCAAACGCTGGCAGGATGTTTCGCTGGAAATGCTGGTCGAGGGCGAGTTCGGAGCGCCCGCATTGATGGAAGACGAAGCGGGAGGGCCCGAACTTGCCTCCGAACAATCCGACCTCGCCGATCGTATGATGCGAATCATCAACGAGGAACTAAGCGAGCGACAGCGCACGGCCCTCATCGCCATTGGAATTCGCGGGATGCCCATCGCGGAAGTGGCTCGTCGCATGGATACCAACCGCAACGCACTGTATAAGTTGATGCACGACGCCAGGCTGCGACTCAAGCAGCGCCTGACCGAAGAAGGTCTCACCCCGGGTGAGATTCTCAACGCCTTCGGTGGTGGGTAAGAACGATGCGCTTCACGCCGTCTTAAGTACGGAAAGTATGGTTACATGGATTCGAACGCAAACATAAAAAATCTTCTCGATGTCCTCGAAAAGACTCGGGAAGATGAAGTCGACTGCGCTGAAGCCTTCGACCACCTCGATGTGTATGCCGAAATCGTGGCGCGCGGCGAAGATCCCAGCAAACTGCTGCCGCTGGTCAAGCGGCATCTAGAAATCTGCAACTGCTGTCATCAAGAGCTCGAAGCTTTGGTCCGTATCCTCGAAGGGAATCTCGACCGATGACTTCGAGGCTCGATATGGGCCAACTTTACCGGACACCGCTTCCGTACCGCAAAAGCCCCGATGAGAATCGACCGGGGCTTTTTCTATTTCGTCTGGAATCTTGCCATCAATTGAAGCTGGTGGCGCACGTCAATCGCCGTTTTCCGCTTCATCCTCGCTCTCGCCGTCCAGTTCTTCGGAATCGGCATACATCTCGAGGCGCTGCAGAATCAGTTGGTTGATCGATCCCTGCGGAAAAGAACCGTCGTCCAGCACGGCCCCCGGATCCTTACCGGTCAACAACTGCAAGCCTTCATCGACCGTCGAGATTGGCCAAATGTGGAAGTTCCCCGCGGCGACGGCATCCACTACTTCTTGATTCAGCATCAGGTGCTGCAGGTTGCCCTCGGGGACGATCACGCCCTGCGATCCGTT includes the following:
- the greA gene encoding transcription elongation factor GreA codes for the protein MKSSPLKVLYMTPEGHAKLEQELERLRTVRRSEVARRIHEAIEEGGELEENAAYEVAKTEQAFLEGRIQEIEKKLARASIVAPGEPTGVAKIGSLVVIQQLDQAPQTYSIVGSTEADPRHGKISWESPLGQALLNHREGEEIEYKAPDGTFRCKILKIQ
- a CDS encoding RES domain-containing protein; amino-acid sequence: MKLHSWRIVKLHFREGAFSGEGARLYGGRWNSPGRPVVYTAEHASLAMLEILAHLEFVVIMSDYVLIQVEFDDALQEVVEGKNLPQDWRSYPAPQALREIGDRWLDERRSAVLSVPSVIVPIEQLYLFNPLHTDFNKITVGEPQSFPFDTRLRKA
- a CDS encoding response regulator transcription factor, with the protein product MQAIVIATNLDEKEIFTFLIRRAGLAVASSSDYQRVLKNWTDHPADIIILALQEDMDPIAIVEQVRDVTQVPLLLITEPLSEDTFCTLLENSVDVLLQRPLSPRILTAQVHSLSRRSASVPSFVLPSLELENILLDTSTRTVSVHGQEPRRLTQLEFRLLFTLMTNRGQVVPTDIIIERVWGYAGEGNHDLVRGLISRLRRKIESGTGEHEFIETIAGVGYRFIAETL
- a CDS encoding 4Fe-4S binding protein, encoding MAEDIYKQLAAFLDKLPGGFPETESGVELRILRRMFDEEEARLALNLTLRPQPPEVISEKIGMDAELCAERLESMAKKGLLYRHRREGNPLYAASQFVVGMWEYHVNDLDVDFIRDFNEYVPYLFEANVWEKVPQLRTIPVVESVSVTREVLPHEHAAELVRGQEKLAVAPCICRREHTMMGEGCGRPLETCLVFGGGADYYVENGMGRYITVDEALDILDRADEAGLVLQPSNSKHIVNICCCCGCCCQVLKTLNKQPQPARLVSSPFYAVSDPDLCIGCGDCVERCQMGAVEVVDEVAVIDLDRCIGCGLCVTTCSSESMRLERKPEEEQPPVPTTFARTLLQLARERGVL
- a CDS encoding permease, translating into MKRRGPDRTTLFLIAVVIALAGLAWLRGGFPLLVEGLSNGASELQRVTPLLLAAFLIAGLTQVLVSRQVIERWLGSQSGWRGILLACLGGALIPGGPYVYYPIAGSLLHSGAGLGVLIAFISAKNLWSVTRLPYEFALLGPRLTLIRYAATFILPPIFGFAAEALFGPRIESIREAMR
- a CDS encoding TetR/AcrR family transcriptional regulator C-terminal domain-containing protein — protein: MQQGVPISERMNQRLRERFFHLATQQFVSQGYKKTSFKELARILDIDRSTLRSYFPDKESFLLYFVEQEMACTVQEAERMSSSKRPAAERLAHILDYLWAYLNENRDLTFLTARILPALSDSCQERIASRQRKYVQILERIIRQGIKRGEFRRVDPRLAAATLYDLVMAPFTAWLLYADRDEYECDPGSRLDIFLQGLQAD
- a CDS encoding DUF2384 domain-containing protein, with product MATQAASMKKRGARKRKTTAAIPYASKLGVNANNTLELIGEIEEGFSYQAFEELQGQLELSISELADLLQIPRRTLSRRKHEGKLPPDESERLLRFSRVLHTSLELFEGNHEGALKWLRAKNSALGGETPLDMARTEIGAREVEKLIGRLEHGVFS
- a CDS encoding permease, giving the protein MIQSTLIMVGIALAMWIYAHSRDDDSARRGVSVGWQTLKRTLLLLLIAFAIVGYVEVLAPQDLVRTWIGPNSGLRGVLIGTIAGMLLPGGPYVVFPLIGALYQNGAGLGPTLAMITSWAALALLTVSFELPFLGWRFSVLRLSLGLFAPILVGLLGWLAFAG